From Jeotgalibaca dankookensis, one genomic window encodes:
- a CDS encoding acetate/propionate family kinase gives MSKIIAINAGSSSLKFTLYEMPGEVTVSSGIIERIGLKNSIFTIKYGDGQKYNVVEDIENHEVAVEKLMKQLKELGIIADFSEITGVGHRVVAGGELFKESTLITDNVLEKIEELSELAPLHNPANATGIRAFKKLLPEITSVAVFDTAFHTTMPKENYLYSIPMEYYDDFAARKYGAHGTSHQYVSERAADMLGKPLEDLKIITCHLGNGASITAVDGGVSVDTSMGFTPLAGVTMGTRSGDIDASLLPYLMNKLEITDINEMINILNKKSGLLGLSGISSDMRDIEEAAEAGNDRAQTALDIFHNRVQKYIGQYIAVMNGVDAIVFTAGIGENAASTRKIIIDGISWFGCEIDDEKNNIRGEERVISSEDSKIKVLLIPTDEELVILRDVVCFAEKA, from the coding sequence ATGTCTAAAATTATTGCAATTAACGCAGGGAGTTCAAGTTTGAAGTTCACGTTATATGAAATGCCAGGAGAGGTTACAGTATCTTCAGGAATTATTGAAAGAATCGGTTTAAAAAATTCCATTTTTACAATTAAATACGGAGATGGCCAAAAATACAATGTCGTTGAAGATATTGAAAATCACGAAGTTGCCGTTGAAAAATTAATGAAACAGTTGAAAGAACTAGGAATTATAGCTGATTTTAGTGAAATTACAGGTGTTGGACACCGAGTTGTTGCAGGAGGAGAACTTTTTAAAGAATCTACACTAATTACCGATAATGTGTTAGAAAAAATTGAAGAATTATCCGAATTAGCTCCACTTCATAACCCAGCTAATGCAACAGGAATTCGTGCTTTCAAAAAATTATTGCCAGAAATTACGAGTGTAGCAGTTTTCGATACAGCATTCCACACAACCATGCCGAAAGAAAATTATCTATATAGTATTCCAATGGAATATTATGATGATTTTGCTGCTCGCAAGTATGGTGCTCATGGAACAAGTCATCAATATGTTTCGGAACGTGCAGCAGATATGTTAGGTAAACCACTTGAAGATTTAAAAATTATTACTTGTCATTTGGGTAATGGTGCTTCGATTACTGCTGTAGATGGTGGTGTTTCAGTTGACACATCAATGGGCTTTACTCCTTTAGCAGGTGTTACAATGGGAACACGTTCAGGTGATATTGACGCTTCCTTGCTACCTTACTTAATGAATAAACTAGAAATCACTGATATTAATGAAATGATTAATATTTTAAATAAAAAATCTGGTTTATTAGGTTTATCTGGTATATCTAGTGATATGCGTGATATTGAAGAAGCAGCTGAAGCTGGTAATGATCGTGCTCAGACTGCACTAGATATTTTCCATAACCGTGTTCAAAAATATATTGGTCAATATATTGCAGTTATGAACGGTGTGGATGCTATTGTATTTACTGCCGGAATTGGCGAAAATGCTGCCTCTACTCGTAAAATTATTATTGATGGTATTAGCTGGTTTGGCTGTGAAATAGATGATGAAAAGAACAATATCCGTGGGGAAGAACGTGTTATTTCGTCAGAAGATTCCAAGATTAAAGTTTTATTGATACCAACTGATGAAGAATTGGTTATTTTACGCGATGTTGTATGTTTTGCAGAAAAAGCTTAA
- a CDS encoding universal stress protein: MMKEYEVILSPVDGSEQSELAFKKAVHVAKKINAKLVIAHVIDTRAIQTPSGFEGNFSDEIIRQTKVMMDYHEKIARDHGVKDVETVVDYGSPKIMIAKDLAVKNHADLIMIGATGLNAVERLFIGSISEYVIRNAPCDVTVVRTDLENYSKF; encoded by the coding sequence ATGATGAAAGAATATGAAGTGATTCTATCGCCCGTTGATGGTTCGGAACAGTCTGAGTTAGCTTTTAAAAAAGCCGTTCATGTGGCAAAAAAAATTAATGCAAAACTTGTGATTGCGCATGTCATTGATACAAGAGCAATCCAAACACCATCGGGGTTTGAAGGTAATTTTTCAGACGAAATCATTCGTCAAACAAAAGTCATGATGGATTACCATGAAAAAATTGCGCGTGATCATGGGGTTAAAGATGTTGAGACCGTCGTCGATTATGGTTCGCCCAAGATAATGATCGCTAAAGATTTAGCTGTAAAAAACCATGCTGATTTAATTATGATTGGAGCAACAGGTTTGAATGCTGTAGAACGATTATTTATTGGATCCATTTCTGAGTACGTTATTCGAAATGCTCCTTGTGACGTTACTGTTGTTCGAACTGATTTAGAAAATTATAGTAAATTTTAA
- a CDS encoding replication-associated recombination protein A, with product MKKPLAYRMRPKTIDQVVGQEHLVGKNRIIRRMVDAKMLSSMILYGPPGTGKTSIASAISGSTKSAFRHLNAATDSKKDLQIVVEEAKFSGQVILLLDEIHRLDKPKQDFLLPHLESGLVILIGATTENPYISISPAIRSRCQIFEVKPLSSTDMQKALNRALEDKTDGLGELPIVIDESALLHLSRSSMGDLRGALNALELAALSTPPNENGNIKITLAVAEECLQRKALVHDKDGDAHYDVISAFQKSIRGSDVDASLHYLGRLVEAGELTVICRRLMVIAYEDINFGNPNAVQRTVSAVQAAQMLGLPEARIPLAHAVIDLALSPKSNSSIEAIDRALQDIRDGKSGDVPKHLKDFHYKGAEALGRGVSYKFPHAYEDHWVAQQYLPDSIKQAVYYKPAVTGKYEQALSSQLKKRK from the coding sequence ATGAAGAAACCACTAGCCTACCGGATGCGTCCTAAAACGATTGATCAAGTTGTAGGACAAGAACACTTAGTAGGCAAAAATCGAATTATTCGGCGTATGGTAGATGCGAAAATGCTATCTTCAATGATTTTATATGGACCACCTGGTACCGGAAAAACAAGTATTGCTAGCGCCATTTCTGGATCAACAAAGTCAGCTTTTCGACATTTAAATGCCGCGACAGATTCAAAAAAAGATTTACAAATTGTAGTAGAAGAAGCTAAATTTTCAGGTCAAGTTATTTTACTCTTGGATGAAATCCATCGTCTCGATAAACCAAAACAAGATTTCCTCTTACCTCACCTAGAGAGTGGCCTTGTTATCCTAATCGGAGCGACAACAGAAAACCCTTATATTAGTATTAGTCCTGCGATTCGAAGTCGCTGTCAAATATTTGAAGTAAAACCGTTAAGCAGCACCGATATGCAAAAAGCACTGAATCGCGCTTTAGAGGACAAAACTGACGGTTTGGGAGAACTTCCAATCGTAATTGATGAAAGTGCTTTATTGCATCTTTCTCGCAGCTCTATGGGAGATTTACGAGGTGCTCTCAACGCATTAGAATTAGCTGCCCTTTCTACCCCCCCTAATGAAAACGGAAATATTAAAATTACTCTAGCTGTTGCTGAGGAGTGCTTACAACGGAAAGCACTTGTTCACGACAAAGATGGTGATGCTCATTACGACGTTATTTCAGCTTTTCAAAAGTCAATTCGTGGCAGTGATGTCGATGCATCCCTTCATTATTTAGGCCGTCTTGTTGAAGCTGGTGAATTAACTGTCATCTGCCGCCGCTTAATGGTGATTGCTTATGAAGATATTAACTTTGGCAATCCAAATGCTGTCCAGAGAACAGTCTCTGCAGTACAAGCAGCACAGATGCTGGGGTTGCCCGAAGCACGTATTCCTTTGGCGCATGCCGTTATCGATCTTGCCTTATCTCCTAAATCTAATTCGTCGATAGAAGCAATTGATCGCGCACTACAGGATATTCGAGATGGAAAATCAGGTGATGTTCCCAAGCATTTAAAGGATTTTCATTATAAAGGAGCAGAAGCTTTAGGTCGGGGAGTTTCTTATAAGTTTCCGCATGCTTATGAGGATCACTGGGTTGCCCAACAATACCTTCCCGATTCAATTAAACAGGCTGTTTATTATAAGCCAGCTGTGACTGGCAAGTATGAACAAGCACTTTCCAGTCAGTTGAAAAAAAGGAAATGA
- the gshAB gene encoding bifunctional glutamate--cysteine ligase GshA/glutathione synthetase GshB — translation MNIQEVIKKNKLEPLFTQGTFGIEKESQRILKDGHISKTDHPSEFGNRNFHPYIHTDFAESQMELVTPPLESVEEVSRWLMAIHDVSLQTIPEDEYLLPTSSPLYMPADEDIKVAKLDRAKDVAYREYLVETYGKRKQMVSGIHYNFEFHADFIKALYGQKTTDISLKDFKSRVYLKLAHNFLRYQWVLTYLMGASIETKPEYFQENQIPEDIPDGLIRSLRSSKYGYVNNEDVFVSFESVEEYVKTIGQMVTDKKLIAEKEFYSNVRFRGGNSAQEILKNGIAYLEFRLFDLNPFAPFGITTEDMKFIHYFLMYLVWTETEVGQEGRAIGKKMNHVTAFEHPHSESTYKEEGIQLLEGIKQMLVELGIDTSIVEEKIAAFYNPSLTISGRLASIPREEYYKWVLDQAKAYKAEALERPYALRGFEEMELSTQILLHDAIQKGLHIEVLDRHDQFLSLRYQDHLEYVKNGNMTSLDTYISSLVMANKVVTKKILAKEGYVVPASKEYTQVEDALRDYSLFEKKGFVVKPKSTNYGIGISIFKDGANETNYRKAIEIAFEEDTTVLVEDFVHGTEYRFFVAGDETRAVLLRVAANVVGDGEHTIKELVAIKNNNPLRGKNHLTPLTLIELGKIEQLALDEQGYTVDSVPEEGTTVYLRENSNISTGGDSFDFTDDMHESYKKIAVGVAKAMGATFSGVDIMVDDYRIPPSEENPGYGIIEANFNPAMMMHIYPYQGQGRRLTLDVLGLLFPEMEIKGE, via the coding sequence ATGAATATACAAGAGGTTATAAAGAAAAATAAATTAGAACCCCTATTTACGCAAGGGACATTCGGGATCGAAAAAGAGTCGCAACGAATATTAAAAGATGGCCATATTTCAAAAACAGATCATCCTTCAGAATTTGGGAATCGTAATTTTCATCCATACATACACACGGATTTTGCCGAATCACAAATGGAACTTGTTACCCCCCCATTAGAAAGTGTAGAAGAAGTTTCAAGGTGGCTAATGGCTATTCATGATGTGTCATTACAAACAATCCCTGAAGATGAGTACTTGCTACCAACGAGTTCACCGCTTTATATGCCAGCTGATGAAGATATTAAGGTTGCTAAACTTGACCGTGCCAAAGATGTCGCTTATCGGGAGTATTTAGTAGAGACATATGGAAAAAGAAAACAGATGGTGAGTGGTATTCATTATAATTTTGAATTCCATGCCGATTTTATCAAGGCGCTATATGGACAAAAAACTACTGACATCAGTTTAAAAGATTTTAAATCACGCGTTTATTTGAAATTAGCTCATAATTTTTTACGCTATCAGTGGGTGTTAACCTATTTGATGGGCGCATCTATTGAGACAAAACCCGAATATTTTCAGGAAAATCAAATACCAGAAGATATTCCTGACGGTTTGATAAGAAGTTTACGTAGTAGTAAATATGGGTATGTAAATAATGAAGATGTTTTTGTTTCTTTTGAGTCTGTCGAAGAATATGTTAAGACAATTGGACAAATGGTAACAGATAAGAAATTGATTGCGGAAAAAGAGTTTTATTCAAATGTACGTTTTCGCGGCGGAAATAGCGCACAAGAAATTTTAAAAAACGGCATTGCTTATTTAGAATTTCGTTTGTTTGATTTGAATCCCTTCGCCCCGTTTGGGATTACAACCGAGGATATGAAATTTATCCATTACTTTTTAATGTATTTGGTATGGACTGAAACAGAAGTGGGCCAAGAGGGTAGAGCAATTGGTAAAAAGATGAACCATGTAACGGCTTTTGAACATCCACATTCCGAATCCACCTACAAGGAAGAAGGCATCCAACTATTAGAAGGGATTAAACAAATGCTTGTTGAGCTAGGAATAGATACCAGTATTGTAGAAGAAAAAATAGCTGCTTTTTACAATCCAAGCTTAACAATTAGCGGACGTCTGGCTTCAATTCCTAGAGAAGAATACTACAAATGGGTATTGGATCAAGCAAAAGCTTACAAAGCTGAAGCACTAGAGAGACCGTACGCTTTGCGTGGATTTGAAGAAATGGAACTATCGACACAAATTTTACTTCATGATGCTATTCAAAAAGGTTTACACATTGAAGTATTGGACCGCCATGATCAGTTTTTATCACTGAGATATCAAGATCATTTGGAATATGTTAAAAATGGGAACATGACGTCACTCGACACTTATATTTCATCACTCGTGATGGCGAATAAGGTGGTAACTAAGAAAATTTTAGCTAAAGAAGGTTACGTTGTTCCTGCAAGTAAAGAATATACACAAGTAGAGGATGCGCTTCGCGACTACAGTCTTTTTGAAAAGAAAGGGTTCGTTGTAAAACCAAAATCGACTAATTACGGTATTGGGATTTCAATCTTTAAAGATGGAGCTAACGAAACAAATTATCGAAAAGCCATTGAAATTGCTTTCGAAGAAGATACGACCGTACTTGTAGAAGATTTTGTTCATGGTACAGAATACCGTTTCTTCGTAGCGGGTGATGAAACAAGAGCTGTTTTGTTGCGTGTAGCTGCTAACGTTGTTGGTGATGGGGAGCATACTATAAAAGAATTAGTAGCTATTAAAAATAATAATCCTCTTCGTGGTAAAAATCATCTGACTCCTTTAACGTTAATAGAACTCGGTAAAATTGAACAATTAGCTCTGGATGAACAAGGCTATACAGTAGATTCTGTACCTGAGGAAGGGACAACGGTTTATTTGCGAGAAAATTCAAATATCAGTACCGGTGGGGACTCTTTTGATTTTACAGATGATATGCATGAAAGTTATAAAAAAATTGCTGTGGGTGTCGCGAAAGCAATGGGGGCTACTTTTTCTGGTGTAGACATCATGGTGGACGATTACCGGATTCCACCAAGCGAAGAAAATCCCGGGTATGGTATTATTGAAGCAAACTTTAACCCAGCAATGATGATGCACATCTATCCTTATCAAGGCCAAGGACGTCGTTTGACTCTAGATGTTCTGGGTTTGTTATTTCCAGAAATGGAGATAAAGGGGGAGTAA
- a CDS encoding cysteine desulfurase family protein produces MIYFDNAATTPVDSDIVAVISETLANNYGNPSSLYQIGRETRQLVDQAREVFARSIQAKSEDIILTSGATESNNTAIIATAMALREKGHHLITTMVEHHSVLHPMQYLETQGFEVTYLPVDKYGCVTAQQVKMALRSDTILVSIIYANNEVGSVNPIKEISEVVAQHPAYFHTDAVQAYGTLPIDVKAENIDLLSVTAHKLNGPKGTGFLFRRSALHLPNYLHGGTQENDHRGGTENTAYIHGFAKAVEKMLANRQENNDHKQYLRQYFLQQLTEYGVHFGVNGQIEGGLPHIINIWLPHLKSDKLLIQSDLQGIMISAGSACTAGSLEPSHVLMAMFGDNKERILESIRVSFGKENTTQEIDRFVALLAKLQGRYNEETIKEG; encoded by the coding sequence ATGATTTATTTTGACAATGCTGCTACAACTCCTGTTGACAGTGACATCGTTGCTGTGATTTCAGAGACTTTAGCTAATAATTATGGTAATCCGTCAAGTCTCTACCAAATTGGTCGAGAAACACGCCAATTAGTAGATCAAGCACGTGAGGTGTTTGCTAGGTCAATTCAAGCGAAGTCAGAAGATATCATCCTAACAAGTGGTGCAACAGAATCAAACAATACAGCTATTATTGCAACTGCAATGGCTTTACGTGAAAAAGGACATCACCTTATTACCACCATGGTCGAACACCATTCAGTTTTACATCCCATGCAGTATTTAGAAACGCAAGGATTTGAGGTTACCTATTTACCAGTAGATAAGTACGGTTGCGTAACAGCTCAGCAAGTAAAAATGGCATTGCGTTCGGATACCATTTTAGTTTCAATCATTTATGCTAATAACGAAGTTGGGAGCGTCAATCCAATTAAAGAAATTAGTGAAGTCGTAGCGCAACATCCTGCATATTTCCATACGGATGCTGTCCAAGCGTATGGGACGTTGCCGATTGACGTCAAGGCTGAAAACATTGATCTTTTATCTGTGACGGCACATAAATTAAACGGTCCGAAAGGAACCGGATTTTTATTTCGCCGTAGTGCTTTACACTTACCCAACTACTTACACGGAGGAACGCAGGAAAATGATCACCGTGGTGGAACAGAAAATACTGCCTATATTCATGGCTTTGCCAAAGCAGTTGAAAAAATGCTCGCAAATCGTCAAGAAAATAATGACCATAAGCAATACTTACGTCAATATTTCCTGCAACAACTAACCGAATATGGGGTTCATTTTGGAGTGAATGGCCAAATTGAAGGAGGCCTACCACATATTATCAATATCTGGTTGCCTCACCTAAAGTCGGACAAGCTATTAATCCAATCTGATCTACAAGGAATCATGATTTCAGCTGGTTCGGCCTGTACGGCTGGTAGTCTCGAACCGAGTCATGTGTTGATGGCCATGTTTGGTGATAACAAAGAACGCATCTTAGAATCCATACGGGTTTCTTTTGGAAAAGAAAACACCACTCAAGAAATAGATCGCTTTGTTGCACTATTAGCTAAGTTACAAGGAAGATATAACGAAGAAACAATAAAGGAGGGCTAA
- a CDS encoding cysteine desulfurase yields the protein MSSSKTVSFKGDTKQYRLNQNVKRYTLRDQGFTETKSGKFQFIRDLSTVTNSKQGILLKVVVSNDLTDLKMSTTSANGLRTVDIYSNESMRPLIEQLEYLLNNFVEQGILEVV from the coding sequence ATGTCAAGTAGTAAAACAGTCAGCTTCAAAGGGGATACAAAGCAATATCGGCTTAATCAAAACGTTAAGCGGTATACTTTACGAGACCAAGGGTTTACTGAAACAAAATCAGGTAAATTTCAATTCATTCGCGATTTGAGTACTGTTACTAATAGTAAGCAAGGTATTTTGTTAAAAGTAGTGGTTTCAAATGATCTTACCGATCTGAAAATGTCTACAACGAGCGCAAACGGTTTACGAACAGTCGATATTTACAGCAACGAGAGTATGCGTCCACTTATTGAACAGCTTGAATATTTACTTAATAATTTTGTAGAACAAGGTATCTTAGAAGTCGTTTAA
- the mnmA gene encoding tRNA 2-thiouridine(34) synthase MnmA, giving the protein MTENAKTRIVVGMSGGVDSSVTALMLKEQGYDVIGIFMKNWDDTDEFGVCTATEDYKDVQAVAQQIGIPYYSVNFEKEYWDKVFQYFLDEYKKGRTPNPDVMCNKEIKFRAFLDYAVDLGADYVATGHYAQVVRDKDGRAHMLRGVDNNKDQTYFLNQLSQEQLSKTLFPLGGLEKSEVRRIAEEAGLATAKKKDSTGICFIGEKNFTEFLTNYLPAQSGDMMSLDGTKMGIHAGLMYYTIGQRKGLGIGGGGQTDDPWFVVGKDLETNTLYVGQGYHHERLYANSLLATDIRFTTEEKMPKTFKCTAKFRYRQKDTSVTVTLNDDQTEATVVFDEPVRAITPGQAVVFYKDMECLGGGTIDKAFQKETLLQYV; this is encoded by the coding sequence ATGACAGAAAATGCTAAAACAAGAATTGTTGTGGGAATGAGTGGTGGCGTCGACTCGTCTGTTACTGCCCTTATGCTAAAAGAACAAGGGTATGATGTGATTGGTATTTTTATGAAAAATTGGGATGACACAGATGAATTTGGAGTTTGTACCGCAACAGAGGATTATAAAGACGTGCAAGCAGTCGCACAACAAATTGGAATTCCATATTATTCTGTTAATTTTGAAAAGGAATACTGGGACAAAGTTTTTCAATATTTCTTGGATGAGTATAAAAAAGGTCGCACTCCTAATCCAGACGTGATGTGCAATAAAGAAATCAAATTTCGAGCTTTTTTAGATTACGCAGTCGATTTGGGAGCTGATTATGTCGCAACCGGTCACTATGCCCAAGTGGTCAGAGATAAAGATGGTCGTGCGCACATGCTAAGAGGTGTTGATAATAACAAGGATCAAACTTACTTCTTAAACCAACTTTCACAAGAACAACTTTCAAAAACTCTATTTCCACTCGGCGGATTAGAAAAATCTGAAGTTCGTCGTATTGCTGAAGAAGCAGGGCTGGCAACTGCTAAAAAGAAAGATTCTACTGGTATTTGTTTTATTGGTGAGAAAAACTTTACGGAATTTCTAACAAATTATTTACCCGCACAATCTGGTGATATGATGAGTTTAGATGGCACTAAAATGGGCATACATGCCGGTTTGATGTATTATACCATTGGCCAAAGAAAAGGATTAGGAATTGGTGGCGGCGGTCAAACAGATGATCCTTGGTTTGTAGTAGGTAAAGACTTAGAAACAAATACGCTTTATGTTGGACAAGGTTACCACCATGAACGTTTATACGCAAATAGCTTGTTAGCAACTGATATTCGTTTTACTACCGAAGAAAAAATGCCAAAGACTTTTAAATGTACGGCTAAGTTCCGTTATCGTCAAAAAGATACAAGTGTAACAGTCACGTTGAATGATGATCAAACAGAAGCTACGGTAGTCTTTGATGAGCCGGTACGCGCAATTACACCTGGACAAGCAGTGGTTTTTTATAAAGATATGGAATGTTTAGGTGGAGGGACAATTGACAAAGCTTTCCAAAAAGAAACCCTCTTACAATATGTATAA
- a CDS encoding ATP-dependent RecD-like DNA helicase codes for MEETSQPYITGEIKAIFYENPSNFYKVVLISLEENNFELENDEIVVTGTFGEMTTDTRYRFFGSVVNHPRYGVQFQAISYEREKPTGKSGLIAYLSGERFPGIGKRTAEKIVEHLGLDSIDAILENPASLEAVKGLNDKKRALIYDVIQQTQGTEKTIIELVNYGFSNNMAAAIINVYKGDTLKIIKENPYQLIEDVEGLGFQTADRLAEELAIPADDKNRIKGALLATINDICLANGDTYVASNELMTYSLQMLETSRRFIIEDKLLIEALVELVEEMKIIEDERRFALPSLYFSEEGIAANLDQLLNKRQEVTYPETDIKKELKTIQKNLEIVYDAIQVDAIVRAISNRFFILTGGPGTGKTTVLKGIVQLFSALNDLPLDSNEFTDGIYPIIMAAPTGRAAKRMNEMTGIPSSTIHRLLGLTGQENPNEEMYTAELEGKLLIIDEASMVDTWLMHRLLKSVPAGMQVILVGDKDQLPSVGPGQVLNDLLESKAIPHIELSQIYRQADDSSIIPLAHDIKNGRLPDDFKSNQPDRSFFSCQAAQIEPLVRVVVEKAKAKGFMAKDIQILAPMYKGPAGINALNVMMQEIMNPNPDKKRREVKHFDFVYRVGDKVLQLVNQPELNVFNGDMGEITSIQLAKETADKVDEVTILFDTTEVTYQKKDWNKFTLSYCCSIHKAQGSEFDMVILPMVRQYGRMLRRNLLYTAITRSKNKLILCGEEASFAFATENTGDIRKTMLVEKIVRFNQREKQVYLEPKPPEKIKESYILTHAMIINQEVDPMIGMTDLGPKEFMK; via the coding sequence ATGGAAGAAACGTCACAACCCTATATTACTGGTGAAATAAAGGCTATATTTTATGAAAATCCATCTAACTTCTATAAAGTTGTTCTTATTAGCCTAGAAGAAAATAATTTTGAATTAGAAAACGATGAAATTGTCGTAACGGGTACTTTCGGGGAAATGACAACCGATACGCGCTACCGTTTTTTTGGATCGGTTGTTAATCACCCTCGTTATGGTGTGCAATTTCAAGCAATTTCTTATGAGAGAGAAAAACCAACGGGTAAAAGTGGTCTTATTGCTTATTTATCTGGGGAACGTTTTCCAGGTATTGGAAAACGAACAGCTGAAAAAATTGTTGAACACTTAGGCCTCGATTCTATTGATGCCATATTAGAAAATCCCGCATCGTTAGAGGCGGTTAAGGGCTTAAATGATAAAAAACGCGCTTTAATCTATGATGTGATTCAGCAAACACAAGGTACTGAAAAGACGATCATTGAGTTGGTCAATTATGGGTTTTCAAACAACATGGCGGCTGCGATTATAAATGTTTATAAAGGTGACACGCTAAAAATCATCAAAGAAAATCCTTACCAGCTCATAGAAGATGTTGAAGGTTTAGGCTTTCAAACAGCCGATCGGTTAGCAGAAGAACTTGCGATTCCGGCTGACGATAAAAACCGCATTAAAGGGGCCTTATTGGCAACGATCAATGATATTTGTTTAGCAAATGGTGATACCTATGTAGCGAGTAATGAGTTGATGACCTATAGTTTACAGATGTTAGAAACCTCGCGTCGTTTCATTATCGAGGATAAACTCTTAATTGAAGCTTTGGTTGAACTAGTTGAAGAAATGAAAATAATTGAAGATGAACGACGATTTGCCTTGCCTTCTCTTTACTTTTCAGAAGAAGGAATTGCTGCTAATTTAGATCAATTACTAAATAAAAGACAAGAAGTAACGTACCCAGAAACGGATATAAAAAAGGAATTAAAAACAATTCAAAAAAATTTAGAAATTGTTTATGATGCCATTCAAGTAGATGCTATTGTTCGAGCGATCAGTAACCGTTTTTTTATTTTAACGGGCGGTCCAGGAACCGGAAAAACCACTGTATTAAAGGGAATTGTCCAGTTATTTAGTGCACTGAATGATTTACCACTCGATTCTAATGAATTTACTGATGGTATCTATCCGATTATTATGGCAGCACCAACTGGTCGTGCCGCTAAGCGAATGAACGAAATGACTGGCATTCCTAGCAGCACCATTCACCGTTTATTAGGCTTAACGGGACAAGAAAATCCAAATGAAGAAATGTATACTGCTGAGTTAGAAGGTAAGCTATTAATTATTGATGAAGCGTCCATGGTTGATACTTGGCTGATGCATCGGTTATTAAAATCAGTACCCGCTGGTATGCAGGTAATTCTTGTGGGAGACAAGGATCAACTACCTTCAGTAGGGCCCGGTCAAGTATTAAATGATTTATTAGAAAGTAAGGCAATTCCACATATAGAATTGTCGCAAATATACAGACAAGCTGATGATTCTTCTATCATTCCACTTGCCCATGATATAAAAAACGGGCGTTTACCCGATGACTTTAAAAGCAATCAACCGGATCGCTCTTTTTTTTCTTGTCAAGCAGCTCAAATTGAGCCACTTGTTCGAGTCGTCGTTGAAAAAGCTAAAGCCAAGGGGTTTATGGCTAAAGATATCCAAATATTAGCCCCTATGTATAAAGGACCAGCAGGGATTAATGCTTTAAATGTAATGATGCAAGAAATAATGAACCCTAATCCAGATAAAAAAAGGCGCGAAGTAAAACATTTTGATTTTGTTTATCGTGTAGGAGATAAAGTGTTACAACTTGTTAATCAGCCAGAGCTGAATGTTTTTAACGGCGATATGGGTGAAATTACCAGCATTCAACTTGCCAAAGAAACAGCTGATAAAGTGGATGAAGTAACTATTCTATTCGATACAACCGAAGTTACCTATCAGAAAAAAGACTGGAATAAGTTTACGCTTTCTTATTGTTGCTCCATTCATAAAGCCCAGGGTAGCGAGTTTGATATGGTTATTTTACCAATGGTTCGCCAATATGGTCGGATGTTGAGACGAAATCTTTTGTACACAGCGATTACACGTAGTAAAAACAAACTAATCCTTTGCGGCGAAGAAGCCTCTTTTGCCTTTGCGACAGAAAACACCGGTGACATTCGAAAAACAATGCTGGTAGAGAAAATTGTGCGTTTTAATCAGCGCGAAAAACAAGTTTATTTAGAACCGAAACCGCCAGAGAAAATAAAAGAATCTTACATATTAACGCATGCCATGATAATCAACCAAGAGGTTGACCCTATGATTGGCATGACAGACTTAGGGCCAAAAGAATTTATGAAATAG